The following coding sequences lie in one Vibrio spartinae genomic window:
- a CDS encoding BatD family protein produces the protein MVNRPRHSLQRIFWILFIGLIVSLSTQAATYATVSKNKVTLNELFQLQIITDQKASGDDVNFEKLTPEFFVNRPSFGTSTNIINGQRSVRSEWDVSIAATRTGVVTIPSFEVNGEKTQPIAIQVVQDSTLPNDDDLIEIHSTLDKKTLYPDESTLLHVKMMVKVNPRRLQDTKITPPSADGMNLEAASDSEQHREIISGLSVTVVQQTFRVTAQKPGRFTVTEPQFRSTLLYSGMNGETKVLTLSTTAKQFPIQVMAKPKNYQGAWLPTASLSLTQHWTDSQGKPITGRSAALKVGDSITRTLELKLKGVSQDKIPDLQINYPDSVRVYQEKPQYKTLDNDETVMTLKQVLIPNQSGQIKLPGVSLNWWNTQKQRQRRAILTGLTLNVAKGAPVDTVVSLPQSSAKASVPPREIQVKDPGIWPYLTALFAVLWMVTSGCWLYRIWHTKRSKPVEAPDLPTETEPLSLKEALKQQDGIRIQHLVQAQIAELGLSAEERESIENEVSKLQASIYSSRQEAYDPKPLLRLLAEAEKQHKKTSKKQKKTLPEL, from the coding sequence ATGGTAAACAGACCCCGGCACTCGCTTCAACGTATATTCTGGATCCTGTTCATCGGCCTGATAGTCAGCCTGAGCACTCAGGCAGCGACCTATGCGACTGTCAGCAAGAATAAAGTGACCCTGAATGAATTATTTCAACTTCAGATCATCACCGATCAAAAAGCGTCCGGCGACGATGTGAACTTTGAAAAACTCACCCCCGAGTTTTTCGTCAATCGTCCCAGTTTTGGCACATCCACCAATATCATCAACGGTCAGCGCAGCGTCCGGAGTGAATGGGATGTCTCGATTGCAGCAACACGTACCGGGGTTGTGACCATTCCCAGTTTTGAAGTCAATGGTGAAAAGACCCAGCCGATTGCCATTCAGGTTGTCCAAGATTCGACGTTACCGAATGATGATGATCTGATAGAAATTCATTCAACCCTCGATAAAAAAACACTCTACCCGGATGAAAGCACCTTATTGCACGTCAAAATGATGGTGAAGGTTAACCCTCGTCGCCTTCAGGATACTAAAATCACACCTCCGTCAGCGGATGGTATGAATTTAGAAGCCGCCAGTGACTCAGAACAACACCGCGAGATTATCAGTGGTTTGTCAGTCACCGTGGTGCAACAGACATTCAGAGTGACGGCCCAAAAGCCCGGCCGTTTCACCGTCACTGAACCTCAGTTTCGGAGTACCTTGCTCTATAGTGGTATGAATGGCGAAACCAAGGTGCTGACACTCAGTACGACTGCCAAGCAATTCCCGATTCAGGTCATGGCAAAACCGAAAAATTATCAAGGGGCATGGCTCCCGACCGCCAGTTTATCGCTCACGCAGCACTGGACCGACAGCCAAGGCAAGCCGATCACCGGTCGCAGTGCCGCCCTCAAAGTCGGTGATTCAATCACCCGGACACTTGAACTGAAACTCAAAGGTGTGAGTCAGGATAAAATCCCCGACCTGCAAATCAACTATCCGGACAGCGTGCGCGTCTATCAGGAAAAACCGCAATATAAAACGTTGGATAACGATGAGACGGTGATGACGCTGAAGCAAGTGCTGATCCCCAATCAATCCGGCCAAATCAAGTTACCGGGGGTTTCTCTCAACTGGTGGAACACGCAGAAACAACGACAACGGCGGGCGATACTCACGGGTTTGACTCTCAATGTCGCCAAAGGTGCGCCAGTCGATACCGTGGTTTCGCTGCCACAATCATCAGCAAAAGCCTCGGTTCCCCCTCGGGAGATTCAGGTCAAAGATCCCGGTATCTGGCCATATCTCACGGCCCTTTTTGCTGTCCTGTGGATGGTAACCTCGGGTTGCTGGCTCTATCGGATTTGGCATACCAAACGCTCAAAGCCCGTTGAAGCACCGGATTTGCCAACCGAAACCGAGCCGCTGTCTCTGAAAGAGGCGTTAAAGCAACAAGATGGCATTCGAATTCAGCATCTGGTGCAAGCACAAATCGCTGAGCTGGGATTGTCTGCGGAAGAAAGAGAATCCATCGAAAATGAAGTGAGCAAACTTCAGGCTTCGATCTACTCGTCTCGCCAAGAAGCCTACGATCCCAAACCGTTGCTGCGTTTGTTAGCCGAGGCAGAAAAACAGCACAAGAAAACCAGTAAAAAGCAGAAAAAAACCTTACCGGAACTGTAA